A stretch of the Amycolatopsis sp. BJA-103 genome encodes the following:
- a CDS encoding APC family permease produces MSKFPTVLKRLVLGRPFRSDRLSHTLLPKRIALPIFASDALSSVAYAPEEIFLTLSVAGLSAYAFAPWIGVAVALVMLVVVASYRQNVHAYPSGGGDYEVANTNLGGKFGLTVASALLVDYVLTVAVSTSSGVANIGSAIPWVAQHKVIFAVVIVVVLTALNLRGVRESGKTFAIPVYGFIIGILGMVIWGLIEAASGADMRAESSSFELHEEASLTGFAFFFLLLRTFSSGAAALTGVEAISNGVPAFRKPKSKNAATTLLMMGVLAVTMLVGIITLAIITDVKFAEHPETQLTGTPAGYEQKTIVAQIAQAVFSDFTPAFYYISFVTGIILLLAANTAFNGFPVLGSILAQDRYLPRQLHTRGDRLAFSNGILFLAAFALVLIIAFDAEVTKLIQLYIVGVFVSFTISQAGMIRHWNRLLARETDPAVRRRMRRSQTVNAVGLTMTGTVLIIVLITKFLLGAWIAIAAMVAIYILMTAIRKHYDRVAEELREMDRKPVVLPSRNHAIVLISKLHLPTLRALSYAKAVRPDVLEAVTVNVDDMETRKLVQEWDDHNFKVPLKVIESPYREITKPVLDYVKRVRGDNPRNVVTVFIPEYVVGHWWEQVLHNQSALRLKGRLLFQPGVMVTSVPWQLESSEKAIKRDRKARPAAGDVRRGFSPVVKQTEKPKDKEKSE; encoded by the coding sequence GTGTCGAAGTTCCCGACCGTATTGAAGCGGCTAGTCCTCGGACGTCCATTCCGGAGTGACCGCCTCTCGCATACGCTGCTGCCGAAGCGCATCGCGCTGCCGATTTTCGCGTCCGACGCGTTGTCGAGCGTCGCCTACGCGCCTGAGGAAATCTTTCTGACGCTCAGCGTCGCCGGCCTGTCCGCGTACGCGTTCGCGCCCTGGATCGGGGTCGCCGTCGCGCTCGTCATGCTGGTCGTGGTCGCTTCCTACCGGCAGAACGTGCACGCCTATCCCAGCGGCGGCGGTGACTACGAAGTCGCCAACACCAACCTCGGCGGCAAATTCGGGCTCACCGTGGCCAGCGCGCTGCTGGTCGATTACGTGCTCACCGTGGCGGTTTCGACGTCGTCCGGGGTGGCGAACATCGGTTCGGCCATCCCGTGGGTGGCGCAGCACAAGGTGATTTTCGCGGTCGTCATCGTGGTCGTGCTGACCGCGCTGAATCTGCGCGGAGTTCGCGAATCGGGCAAAACCTTCGCCATCCCGGTCTACGGATTCATCATCGGCATTCTCGGCATGGTGATCTGGGGGCTGATCGAGGCGGCCTCCGGCGCCGACATGCGGGCCGAGAGCTCCTCCTTCGAGCTGCACGAAGAAGCCTCCTTGACCGGTTTCGCGTTCTTCTTCCTGCTGCTGCGGACGTTCTCCTCCGGCGCCGCGGCCCTGACCGGGGTCGAGGCGATCAGCAACGGCGTCCCCGCGTTCCGGAAGCCGAAATCGAAGAACGCCGCGACCACGCTGCTGATGATGGGCGTGCTCGCGGTGACGATGCTGGTCGGCATCATCACGCTGGCGATCATCACCGACGTCAAATTCGCCGAGCACCCGGAAACCCAGCTGACGGGCACCCCGGCGGGCTACGAGCAGAAGACGATCGTCGCGCAGATCGCGCAGGCGGTGTTCTCCGACTTCACCCCGGCGTTCTACTACATCTCCTTCGTCACCGGCATCATCCTGCTGCTGGCCGCGAACACCGCGTTCAACGGCTTCCCGGTGCTCGGCTCGATCCTCGCGCAGGACCGGTACCTGCCGCGTCAGCTGCACACCCGGGGCGACAGGCTGGCGTTCTCCAACGGCATCCTGTTCCTCGCGGCGTTCGCGCTGGTGCTGATCATCGCGTTCGACGCCGAGGTCACGAAGCTCATCCAGCTCTACATCGTGGGCGTGTTCGTCTCCTTCACGATCAGCCAGGCGGGCATGATCCGGCATTGGAACCGCTTGCTGGCGAGGGAGACGGACCCGGCCGTGCGGCGGCGGATGCGGCGTTCGCAGACGGTCAACGCCGTCGGGCTCACGATGACCGGAACCGTGCTGATCATCGTGCTGATCACCAAGTTCCTGCTCGGTGCCTGGATCGCGATCGCGGCGATGGTGGCGATCTACATCCTGATGACCGCGATCCGGAAGCACTACGACCGGGTCGCCGAGGAATTGCGCGAAATGGACCGGAAGCCGGTCGTATTGCCTTCGCGCAACCACGCGATCGTGCTGATTTCGAAACTGCACCTGCCGACCTTGCGCGCGCTTTCCTACGCCAAGGCCGTGCGGCCCGACGTCCTCGAAGCGGTCACCGTGAACGTCGACGACATGGAGACGCGCAAACTCGTCCAGGAATGGGACGACCACAATTTCAAGGTGCCGCTGAAGGTGATCGAATCGCCGTACCGCGAGATCACGAAGCCCGTGCTGGACTACGTGAAACGTGTCCGTGGCGACAATCCGCGCAATGTGGTGACCGTGTTCATCCCCGAGTACGTGGTCGGGCACTGGTGGGAGCAGGTGCTGCACAACCAGAGCGCGCTGCGGCTCAAGGGACGCCTGCTGTTCCAGCCCGGTGTCATGGTGACCAGCGTGCCGTGGCAGCTCGAATCGTCGGAAAAGGCGATCAAACGCGACCGGAAGGCGCGCCCCGCGGCAGGCGACGTGCGGCGCGGTTTCTCCCCCGTGGTCAAGCAGACCGAAAAGCCGAAGGACAAGGAAAAATCAGAATGA
- a CDS encoding class I SAM-dependent RNA methyltransferase — protein sequence MSVDASTGTWLGRTIELEVGAVAHGGHCVARAEGRVVFVRHALPGERVLASVTEDKGGAFCRADAIEVLEASPERVEPPCPLAAPGECGGCDWQHATPSHQRELKAAVVMEQLKRLAGIEREVVVEALEGGPLDWRSRVRLVAGKDGRAGFRAHHSHRVIAIDDCPITVPGALDDVVSRKWRPGSEIEVTKDSEGHVHLRDLSTVHGKTKSRQLAGGLAVQHAAGRDWRLDAHGFWQVHPAAADTLAAVVAEWAEAPRDGVAWDLYAGVGLFASVLASQVGPRGRVLAIESGRRAVSDGEENLADLPQVRWRSGRVEHLLADAPKPVDVVVLDPPRKGAGKAVVESIVEGSPDRIVYVACDPAALARDIALFAGHGYRLVDLRAFDAFPMTQHVECVALLQ from the coding sequence ATGAGTGTGGACGCGTCGACCGGTACGTGGCTCGGACGGACGATCGAGCTGGAGGTCGGCGCGGTGGCGCACGGCGGGCACTGCGTCGCGCGGGCGGAGGGCCGGGTCGTGTTCGTGCGGCACGCGCTGCCCGGCGAGCGGGTGCTGGCCTCGGTCACCGAGGACAAGGGCGGCGCGTTCTGCCGCGCCGACGCGATCGAGGTCCTGGAGGCCTCACCGGAACGCGTGGAGCCGCCGTGCCCGCTCGCGGCGCCGGGGGAGTGCGGCGGCTGCGATTGGCAGCACGCCACCCCCTCGCATCAGCGTGAACTCAAGGCCGCGGTGGTCATGGAGCAGCTGAAGAGGCTGGCCGGGATCGAGCGCGAAGTCGTCGTCGAGGCACTCGAGGGCGGCCCGCTGGACTGGCGCAGCCGCGTCCGGCTCGTCGCGGGCAAGGACGGCCGCGCGGGCTTCCGGGCACACCACAGTCACCGCGTGATCGCGATCGACGACTGCCCGATCACCGTTCCCGGCGCGCTCGACGACGTGGTTTCGCGGAAGTGGCGGCCCGGCAGCGAAATCGAGGTCACCAAGGACAGCGAGGGGCACGTGCACCTTCGCGACCTGTCGACGGTCCACGGGAAGACCAAGTCACGGCAGCTCGCGGGCGGCCTCGCCGTCCAGCACGCCGCCGGCCGCGACTGGCGCCTCGACGCCCACGGCTTCTGGCAGGTCCACCCGGCCGCCGCCGACACGCTCGCCGCCGTCGTCGCGGAATGGGCCGAAGCCCCGCGCGATGGGGTGGCGTGGGACCTGTACGCCGGTGTCGGCCTCTTCGCGTCGGTGCTCGCTTCGCAGGTGGGCCCGCGCGGGCGTGTCCTGGCCATCGAATCCGGCCGCCGCGCCGTGTCGGACGGCGAGGAGAACCTGGCCGACCTCCCGCAGGTCCGCTGGCGCTCCGGCCGCGTCGAACACCTGCTGGCCGACGCCCCGAAACCCGTCGACGTCGTCGTCCTCGACCCGCCGCGCAAGGGCGCGGGCAAGGCCGTCGTCGAGTCCATTGTGGAGGGTTCACCGGACCGGATCGTCTACGTCGCGTGCGACCCGGCGGCACTGGCCAGGGACATCGCGCTGTTCGCCGGGCACGGCTACCGGCTGGTGGACCTGCGCGCTTTCGACGCGTTCCCGATGACGCAGCACGTCGAATGCGTTGCGTTGTTGCAATAA
- a CDS encoding HNH endonuclease signature motif containing protein: MSETLIPELPQELWRAGKLELAHGVTHLLLVMRVASAGLGKYLAEVETRGAEDLYGYGSASRWFADVARISHGDAQDVVNRALALNPVPEAGGAGTVFAPATAAAAEDGALAEQHIDLVLGFLRKIPSDVPTDERDGAEKILADLARKAGPKEITEAGADLLAHLDPDGNEPKDPEPAPPRREVFVERRKDGFWKLSGLLDPETGARTAAALDAHAGRRPVDEFGQADHRTLPQRRGDAWADLIDLAIACPDQPGTSGYRTLVHVTIGLEELQTGIGNACLDFVGTITAREARLAACDCLMIPVVLSAAGEPLDVGRMRRFVTPGQRRALNIRDGGCAFPGCHRAPKHCHAHHIQHWADGGPTDLRNLVLLCSFHHRLIHHDDWQVRMAPDGIPEFVPPQYLDPLRQPRRNTLHRVT, translated from the coding sequence GCAAGCTGGAGCTTGCCCACGGCGTGACGCATCTGCTGCTGGTGATGAGGGTCGCCTCGGCCGGGCTGGGGAAATACCTGGCCGAGGTCGAAACGCGGGGCGCGGAAGACTTGTACGGCTACGGGAGTGCGTCACGCTGGTTCGCTGACGTGGCCCGGATTTCCCACGGTGACGCGCAGGACGTGGTGAATCGGGCGCTGGCGCTCAACCCCGTCCCGGAGGCCGGTGGCGCGGGAACGGTGTTCGCGCCCGCGACAGCCGCCGCGGCCGAGGACGGCGCGCTCGCCGAGCAGCACATCGACCTCGTCCTCGGCTTTCTCCGCAAAATCCCGTCCGACGTGCCCACGGACGAGCGCGACGGCGCGGAAAAGATCCTCGCCGACCTCGCCCGGAAGGCCGGGCCGAAAGAGATCACCGAAGCCGGTGCCGACCTGCTCGCCCATCTGGACCCGGACGGGAACGAACCGAAGGATCCCGAACCCGCCCCGCCGCGGCGTGAGGTGTTCGTCGAACGCCGCAAAGACGGCTTCTGGAAACTGTCCGGGCTGCTCGATCCCGAGACCGGGGCCCGCACCGCGGCCGCGCTGGACGCCCACGCCGGACGACGCCCGGTCGACGAGTTCGGCCAGGCCGACCACCGGACCCTGCCCCAACGCCGCGGCGACGCCTGGGCCGACCTGATCGACCTCGCCATCGCCTGCCCCGACCAGCCCGGCACTTCCGGGTACCGCACCCTCGTGCACGTCACCATCGGCCTCGAGGAACTGCAGACCGGTATCGGGAACGCCTGTTTGGACTTCGTCGGCACCATCACCGCCCGCGAAGCCCGCCTCGCCGCCTGCGACTGCCTGATGATCCCCGTCGTGCTCAGCGCCGCCGGTGAGCCGCTCGACGTCGGGCGGATGAGACGGTTCGTCACCCCCGGCCAGCGCCGGGCGTTGAACATCCGCGATGGGGGCTGCGCCTTCCCCGGGTGTCATCGGGCGCCGAAACACTGCCACGCCCATCACATTCAGCACTGGGCGGACGGCGGACCCACCGACCTGCGCAATCTCGTGCTGCTCTGCTCGTTCCATCACCGGCTCATCCACCACGACGACTGGCAAGTCCGAATGGCACCCGATGGCATACCGGAATTCGTGCCACCCCAATATCTGGATCCGCTACGACAACCACGGCGCAACACCCTGCACCGCGTCACCTGA